Part of the Flavobacterium alkalisoli genome is shown below.
TGACATACTGGAACGCAAAGAGTACAAAATGTGCCTTTGTACCGGTATGCTGTATGACCCGGCAAAAAAGAAAACAGAAGAAAAATACACGTTTAACAAAAAAGTGCTGTTAAGGCTAAAAAACATAAAGCTGGCACTTTTCCTTAAAAAAGAAAAAGTATAATGAAAAAAGTAGTTTTAGCCTACAGCGGCGGCCTTGATACCTCATACTGCCTTAAGTACCTAAAAAATGAACTTGGGTATGAAGTACATACCATACTTATCAATACAGGAGGTTTTACTCCTGAAGAATTAAACGGTATCGAGACAAGGGCTTACGAATTGGGCAGTGCGAACCACGTAAACCTTGACATTATAGATAAATATTATGAAAAAGCCATTAAATACCTTGTGTATGGTAATGTGCTTAAAAACAATACCTACCCACTTTCGGTAAGTGCTGAAAGGGTTTTCCAGGCACTGGAAACGGTAAAATATGCAAAAAGCGTAGGTGCCGAAGCTATTGCTCACGGTAGTACCGGCGCAGGTAACGACCAGATTCGTTTTGATATGGTATTTCAGACTATCGCTCCGGAAATGACCATCATTACCCCTATACGTGACCTTAAGCTAACGCGTCAGGAAGAAGTGGCTTACCTGCAGCAAAACGGTGTGGAATACAGCTGGGAAAAAGCACAATACTCCATTAACAAAGGTATATGGGGTACGAGCGTGGGCGGTAAGGAAACGCTAACCTCATCGCAACCGTTACCGGAAGAGGCCTACCCTTCTCCTTTAACAAAAACACAACCTGAAAAAGTTGTGCTTCATTTTGAAAAAGGCGAACTTACAGGTATCAACAATGAATTTAACAAGCCTTCGGTTAATATCCAAAAGCTTGAAGAACTGGCTTCTGCCTTTGCTATAGGCAGGGATATACATGTTGGCGACACCATAATAGGCATTAAAGGGCGTGTAGGGTTTGAAGCCGCAGCACCGCTTATAATCATCAAGGCACACCACCTTTTAGAGAAGCATGTGCTTGGTAAGTGGCAACTGTACTGGAAAGAGCAACTGGGCAACTGGTACGGAATGCTTTTCCATGAAGGGCAATACCTTGATGCTGTAATGAGAAACATAGAGGCGTTTTTAGAAGACACTCAAAAAACAGTTACAGGTACAGTAACAGTAAGCCTTAAGCCTTATCATTTTACACTTGACGGTATTGAGTCGGCACACGATTTAATGAACACCAAGTTCGGGCAATATGGGGAAGTTAACAATGCATGGACATCGGATGATGCCAAAGGCTTTATCAAGATATTAGGCAACGCGCAAAACATTTATGCACAGGTAAACGGAGAAAGCTATGATTAACATTGGTATTATAGGCGGATCAGGATATACGGCAGGCGAACTGTTACGACTGCTGGCAAACCATCCGCAGGCAAATATTGATTTTGTTTACAGCACTACAAATGCGGGTAGTTCGGTAGCAAGTGTACACCAGGATTTGTATGGCGACCTTGAGCTTAATTTTACCGATACAGTTAACCCAAATGTAGATGTCGTTTTCCTTTGTTTAGGACATGGTAAATCAATCGCTTTTCTGGAAGCCAATGCCTTTTCAGAAAGCACAAGGATAATAGATTTAGGAAACGATTTCCGTTTGGAGAAAGATGCTACCTTCAATAGCAAAAGCTTTGTTTACGGTCTTCCGGAACTGAATAAGAACCAGATTAAATCAGCCCAGTATATCGCTAATCCCGGTTGTTTTGCCACAGCAATACAGTTGGCTTTATTACCATTAGCCGCAAATGGTTTGCTTAATAATGCAGTACACATCAATGCTACTACAGGCAGTACAGGTGCAGGGGTTCAGCCATCAGCTACTTCACACCACCCGTGGCGTATTGGTAACATGTCACACTATAAGGCTTTTGAGCATCAGCATATGGGCGAAATCATACAAAGCCTTGGACAGCTGCAAAACGGTTTTGATCAGGAAGTATTATTCATACCAAACCGTGGCGATTTTACCCGTGGGATATTTGCGACACTCTATACCAAAGTGAGCAGAAGTTTTGACGAGGTTACAACACTGTATACAGATTCTTACAGTAATGAACCTTTTGTTAGGATAACTACTGATAGTATTCACCTGAAACTGGCCGTACAAACCAACAAATGCTTTATAAGCCTGGAGCAAAAAGGCGATTATCTTTTAATAACATCAGTAATAGACAATCTTGTAAAAGGTGCTTCGGGGCAGGCAATACAAAACATGAACCTGATGTTCGGTCTGGAGGAAACCACCGGACTACAGCTTAAGGCAACAGGTTTTTAATTAATTCTAAAAAAATAACATACAATGAGTTTATTCAATGTATACCCTATATATAATATAACTCCGGTAAAAGCACTGGGGGCAAAAGTTTGGGACGATAAAGGACAGGAATACCTTGATTTTTACGGAGGCCATGGTGTTATCTCTGCCGGGCATTCACATCCGCTTTATGTAAAGGCAGTGAGCGAGCAGGTAGCAAAACTGGGCTTTTATTCCAACTCTATCGAAAATCCGTTACAGGAAGAACTGGGTAAAAAACTGGTTAGCTTTTCAGGTTATTCTGACTACAGCCTTTTCCTGTGCAACTCGGGTGCAGAGGCTAACGAGAATGCCCTCAAACTGGCATCGTTCCATAACGGTAAAAAGAAAATCGTTGCTTTTAATAAGGCCTTTCACGGACGTACCTCTGCCGCAGTTGCTGCTACCGATAACCCATCGATAGTTGCTCCGATTAATGCAGGGCATGAAGTGGTTTTCCTTCCGCTTAATGATGAGGAAGCTTTAAAAACAGAACTGGCCGAGGGTGATGTTTGCTGTGTTATTATAGAAGGCATACAAGGCGTTGGCGGACTGGACGAGGGCACTACCTCTTTCTTTAAGGCTATAGAAAAAGCCTGCAACAATAATGATGTGGTACTAATACTGGATGAAATACAGAGTGGTTATGGGCGTTCGGGGAAATTCTTCGCACACCAACATCACGACATAAAGCCGGATGTTATTACTATGGCAAAAGGTATGGGTAACGGATTCCCTATTGGCGGTATCCTTATCTCCCCTAAGTTTAAGGCATCCTTCGGTTTACTGGGAACCACTTTTGGCGGTAACCATCTTGCATGTGCAGCAGCAACAGCCGTACTGGATGTTATAAAGCAGGAAAACCTTATGGATAATGTTAATGCCATGAGCTCCTACTTTAAGGAACAGGCTGCACTTATACCACAGGTTAAAAACATAAAAGGACGCGGACTCATGCTGGGGCTTGAGTTTGATTTTGACATAAACGAATTACGGAAAAAACTGATTTATAACGAGTTTATATTCACCGGTAGCGCATCTCAAAAAAACCTGTTGCGCATACTACCGCCACTGTCTATAAACAAGGAGGACATAGACCGCTTTTTTATCGGTCTTAAAAATGCATTAAAGGATTTATAAGTTATTTTTCAATTAATTACAAAATGAAACACTTCACTTCGGTAGACGACATTCAGGATCTAAACCAACTGATTGCGTTAGCTAAAAACATAAAACAGGCACCATTTGCCAATAAAAAAATAGGGGAAAACAAGATCCTGGGGCTATTGTTTTTTAACCCAAGCCTCCGCACAAGGCTAAGTACACAAAAGGCTGCCCTTAACCTTGGGATGGATGCCATTGTAATGAACCTTAATACCGAAGGCTGGGCACTGGAGTTTGAAGATGGCGTAGTAATGGACGGCAATAAAGCCGAACACATTAAAGAAGCCGCACAGGTTGTATCGCAATACTGCGACATTATTGCCGTGAGGAGCTTCCCTACCCTTACCGATAAGGAAAAAGACGAGGAAGAACAGGTAATTTCTGCCTTTAAAAAATATGCATCTGTCCCGGTAATAAGCCTTGAAGGTGCTACCGAGCATCCTTTACAGGCTGTAGCCGATGTATTAACCATAGAGGAATACAAATCCGTAAAAAGGCCTAAAGTGGTGCTTACATGGGCTCCGCATCCTAAAGCACTGCCTCATGCCGTGCCTAATTCTTTCGTTAAGGTGATGAAAAAGGCCGATGTTGATTTTGTTATCACGCACCCTGAAGGTTATGAGCTTAATCCCGAATTTACCAAAGGGGTTACTATTACACACAATCAGGAAGAGGCTTTTGCCGATGCCGACTTTATCTATGCAAAAAACTGGAGCAACTATATGGATTACGGGCAAATAACCTGTAAAGACCCTTCGTGGACTGTAACAGTCGATAAGATGAAACTTACCAATGACGCTAAGTTTATGCACTGCCTTCCGGTAAGGAGAAATATGATTGTTACTGATGAGGTTCTGGACAGTGAAGCATCTATCGTGATAGCCGAAGCTAATAACAGGACGTATGCTGCACAGGCGATACTTACCAAAATTCTGGAGCATGGAGAATAAGCCAAAACTTACCGTCGTTAAAATAGGCGGCAATGTAATTGACAGTGAACCGGCTCTTAAGGCATTCCTTAAGGATTTTGCAGTACTAAACGGTTACAAAATACTGGTACATGGCGGCGGCAAAATTGCAACTAAAACAGCCGAAGGCTTAGGTATTACTCCCGTTTTTCATGAAGGCAGGAGAATTACCGATAAGCCCATGCTGGATGTAGCGGTTATGACCTATGCAGGGCTTATCAATAAAGATATAACCGCACAGTTACAGGCATTGCAAAATAATGCTCTGGGTTTTACCGGAGCAGACGGTAACATGATACTTTCCGAAAAAAGGAAGAATGCGGCTGTCGATTTTGGCTGGGTAGGCGATATTGTTTCGGTTAACCATGAACTGGTAAAGGTATTGTTACTGCAAAATGTGGTTCCTGTGTTTTGTGCTATTACTCATGATGGCAAAGGGCAACTGCTTAACACCAATGCTGATACTATTGCCAGTGCTTTGGCTGTAGCCTGCAGTAACGATTTTGAGGTAAACCTGCTGTATTGCTTTGAGAAAAAGGGAGTGCTTAGCAATGCCGATGATAACGATTCGGTAATAAAAAAACTTACTTTTGATACATACACTCAGTTACGAGAAGAAAAAATAATCCATTCAGGTATGCTGCCTAAACTGGAAAACTGTTATGATGCCCTTACTAAAGGGGTATCGACAGTATATATCGGCAGTCCCGAAATGATAAAACAGGGTGACACAACCTGTACACAGGTATCGCTCTAAAAAAAGTATTTATGAGTTTAAAAACAATCCATACCCTAACCGAAGAAGCAATTTCCCTGCTAAAATCGCTTATTGCCACTCCGTCTTTTTCATCGGAAGAAGAGAATACGGCAAAACTGATTGAGGCCTGGTTTAGTAATAACAACATTCCCTTTAAACGAGAAAACAATAATATATGGGCTTTCAATAAGCATTTTGCCGAGGGTAAGCCTACCCTGCTGCTTAACTCACACCATGATACCGTAAAACCTAATCAGGCTTATACGTTAGATCCGTTTGAGGCTATTGAGAAAGAAGGCAAACTGTTTGGACTGGGCAGTAACGATGCAGGAGGCTGCCTGGTATCGCTAATGGCTACCTTCACCTATTTTTATGAGGCCGAAAACCTGCCTTATAACATTGTAATGGTTGCCTCGGCAGAGGAAGAAAGCAGCGGACCAAACGGCCTTAACAGTGTGCTGAAACATTTACCCGAACTGGATTGTGCCATAGTGGGCGAGCCTACCGAGATGCAGCTTGCCATAGCCG
Proteins encoded:
- the argC gene encoding N-acetyl-gamma-glutamyl-phosphate reductase, whose protein sequence is MINIGIIGGSGYTAGELLRLLANHPQANIDFVYSTTNAGSSVASVHQDLYGDLELNFTDTVNPNVDVVFLCLGHGKSIAFLEANAFSESTRIIDLGNDFRLEKDATFNSKSFVYGLPELNKNQIKSAQYIANPGCFATAIQLALLPLAANGLLNNAVHINATTGSTGAGVQPSATSHHPWRIGNMSHYKAFEHQHMGEIIQSLGQLQNGFDQEVLFIPNRGDFTRGIFATLYTKVSRSFDEVTTLYTDSYSNEPFVRITTDSIHLKLAVQTNKCFISLEQKGDYLLITSVIDNLVKGASGQAIQNMNLMFGLEETTGLQLKATGF
- a CDS encoding N-acetylornithine carbamoyltransferase, with the translated sequence MKHFTSVDDIQDLNQLIALAKNIKQAPFANKKIGENKILGLLFFNPSLRTRLSTQKAALNLGMDAIVMNLNTEGWALEFEDGVVMDGNKAEHIKEAAQVVSQYCDIIAVRSFPTLTDKEKDEEEQVISAFKKYASVPVISLEGATEHPLQAVADVLTIEEYKSVKRPKVVLTWAPHPKALPHAVPNSFVKVMKKADVDFVITHPEGYELNPEFTKGVTITHNQEEAFADADFIYAKNWSNYMDYGQITCKDPSWTVTVDKMKLTNDAKFMHCLPVRRNMIVTDEVLDSEASIVIAEANNRTYAAQAILTKILEHGE
- a CDS encoding aspartate aminotransferase family protein, with the protein product MSLFNVYPIYNITPVKALGAKVWDDKGQEYLDFYGGHGVISAGHSHPLYVKAVSEQVAKLGFYSNSIENPLQEELGKKLVSFSGYSDYSLFLCNSGAEANENALKLASFHNGKKKIVAFNKAFHGRTSAAVAATDNPSIVAPINAGHEVVFLPLNDEEALKTELAEGDVCCVIIEGIQGVGGLDEGTTSFFKAIEKACNNNDVVLILDEIQSGYGRSGKFFAHQHHDIKPDVITMAKGMGNGFPIGGILISPKFKASFGLLGTTFGGNHLACAAATAVLDVIKQENLMDNVNAMSSYFKEQAALIPQVKNIKGRGLMLGLEFDFDINELRKKLIYNEFIFTGSASQKNLLRILPPLSINKEDIDRFFIGLKNALKDL
- the argB gene encoding acetylglutamate kinase; its protein translation is MENKPKLTVVKIGGNVIDSEPALKAFLKDFAVLNGYKILVHGGGKIATKTAEGLGITPVFHEGRRITDKPMLDVAVMTYAGLINKDITAQLQALQNNALGFTGADGNMILSEKRKNAAVDFGWVGDIVSVNHELVKVLLLQNVVPVFCAITHDGKGQLLNTNADTIASALAVACSNDFEVNLLYCFEKKGVLSNADDNDSVIKKLTFDTYTQLREEKIIHSGMLPKLENCYDALTKGVSTVYIGSPEMIKQGDTTCTQVSL
- a CDS encoding argininosuccinate synthase; translation: MKKVVLAYSGGLDTSYCLKYLKNELGYEVHTILINTGGFTPEELNGIETRAYELGSANHVNLDIIDKYYEKAIKYLVYGNVLKNNTYPLSVSAERVFQALETVKYAKSVGAEAIAHGSTGAGNDQIRFDMVFQTIAPEMTIITPIRDLKLTRQEEVAYLQQNGVEYSWEKAQYSINKGIWGTSVGGKETLTSSQPLPEEAYPSPLTKTQPEKVVLHFEKGELTGINNEFNKPSVNIQKLEELASAFAIGRDIHVGDTIIGIKGRVGFEAAAPLIIIKAHHLLEKHVLGKWQLYWKEQLGNWYGMLFHEGQYLDAVMRNIEAFLEDTQKTVTGTVTVSLKPYHFTLDGIESAHDLMNTKFGQYGEVNNAWTSDDAKGFIKILGNAQNIYAQVNGESYD